In candidate division WOR-3 bacterium, a single window of DNA contains:
- the cas2 gene encoding CRISPR-associated endonuclease Cas2, with amino-acid sequence MLVLVTYDVNTQGKPGQRRLRQVAKACENFGQRVQKSVFECMVDPAQWADLRSRLVEIINKEEDSLRFYFLGSNWKPRIEHVGANPGYDPQGPLIV; translated from the coding sequence ATGCTGGTACTGGTAACCTATGACGTGAATACCCAGGGCAAGCCCGGACAACGCAGACTTCGCCAGGTCGCCAAAGCCTGTGAGAACTTTGGCCAGCGGGTGCAGAAATCGGTGTTTGAGTGTATGGTTGACCCAGCGCAATGGGCAGATTTGCGCAGCCGGCTAGTAGAGATTATCAACAAGGAAGAAGACAGTCTGCGATTCTACTTTCTCGGTTCAAACTGGAAGCCGCGCATCGAGCACGTTGGCGCGAACCCGGGCTATGACCCACAAGGGCCGCTTATCGTATGA